A portion of the Manihot esculenta cultivar AM560-2 chromosome 2, M.esculenta_v8, whole genome shotgun sequence genome contains these proteins:
- the LOC110609397 gene encoding esterase — protein sequence MEFPETKNKPIITLSFFLCMLSLTHASKICHFPAIFNFGDSNSDTGSLAAAFTPPNSPYGETFFRMPAGRFSDGRLIIDFIAKSFNRSYLSAYLDSLGTNFKQGANFASSASTIQVPTSIIPNGGYSPFYLNVQYEQFLQFMSRSQIIREQGGIFAELMPEKDYFGKALYTFDIGQNDLGAGFSGNLSVEQVNASVSNIVNSFSENVKKIYNLGARSFWIHNTGPIGCLAYILENAPSAEKDSAGCAKAYNEVAQNFNLNLNASVAQLRKDLPLAAFTYVDIYSVKYSLFSEPEKHGFELPLIVCCGYGGKYNFDNNVRCGDTVTANDTQVVVGACDRPSVRVNWDGVHYTEAANRFIFEQISTGAFSDPPTALNMSCHNTTY from the exons ATGGAGTTTCCTGAAACTAAAAACAAGCCTATCatcactctctctttcttcttatGCATGCTTTCTCTAACCCATGCTTCCAAAATCTGTCATTTTCCGGCAATCTTCAACTTCGGCGACTCAAATTCCGATACTGGTAGCTTGGCAGCTGCCTTTACTCCTCCTAACTCTCCTTATGGAGAGACTTTCTTTCGCATGCCAGCAGGGAGGTTCTCTGATGGAAGGCTCATAATAGATTTCATAG CCAAGAGTTTCAATCGCTCATATCTCAGTGCATATCTTGATTCTCTGGGAACAAACTTCAAACAGGGTGCAAACTTTGCGTCATCGGCATCCACCATTCAAGTCCCAACTAGTATCATACCCAATGGCGGATATAGTCCATTTTACCTTAACGTGCAATACGAACAATTCCTGCAATTCATGTCCAGATCACAGATCATCAGGGAACAAG GAGGTATATTTGCTGAATTGATGCCTGAGAAAGATTATTTTGGAAAGGCTTTGTACACATTCGACATCGGCCAAAATGATCTCGGAGCTGGGTTTTCTGGTAACTTGTCTGTGGAACAAGTGAATGCATCTGTTTCTAATATTGTCAATAGCTTCTCAGAAAACGTTAAG AAAATATACAATTTGGGAGCTAGATCATTTTGGATTCACAACACAGGACCAATTGGTTGTCTTGCATATATTCTGGAGAATGCTCCCTCTGCAGAAAAAGATAGCGCAGGCTGCGCAAAAGCTTACAATGAAGTTGCGCAGAATTTTAATCTCAACTTGAACGCAAGCGTAGCTCAACTCAGGAAGGATTTGCCTTTGGCTGCATTCACTTACGTGGACATCTACTCTGTCAAGTATTCTTTATTCAGTGAACCAGAAAAACATG GTTTCGAGCTTCCACTTATAGTATGTTGTGGGTATGGAGGAAAATACAATTTTGATAACAATGTTCGATGTGGAGATACAGTCACAGCCAATGACACCCAAGTAGTCGTGGGCGCTTGTGATCGGCCGTCGGTGCGAGTGAACTGGGATGGCGTTCACTATACTGAAGCAGCCAATAGATTTATTTTCGAGCAGATTTCCACAGGAGCATTCTCTGATCCCCCTACTGCGTTGAATATGTCATGCCACAATACTACGTATTAG
- the LOC110609398 gene encoding uncharacterized protein At4g08330, chloroplastic: MEKSAVVTENYLNGNKFHSFSSSSASLRHVTYSCGNCGYELNLNSSNRNTSTIGSKYGKSIKRGIISFTDIDESRFTQAEEFQCIPYISKNSWGLFRRRTKLLCRKCGNNIGIAYDDETSAYPLVSDGSDSSSVNEQKLRKYDVKIRALQPSSADRFGIPLYL; encoded by the exons ATGGAGAAATCGGCGGTTGTCACCGAAAATTACCTCAACGGGAATAAATTTCactccttttcttcttcctctgcTTCTCTTAGACACGTTACTTACAG CTGTGGCAACTGTGGATATGAGTTGAATCTAAACTCCTCCAATCGAAACACTTCAACTATCGGCTCTAAATATGGGAAATCCATAAAGCGAGGGATCATCTCATTCACTGACATTGATGAGAGCAGATTCACTCAGGCTGAAGAATTCCAATGTATCCCCTATATTTCAAAGAACTCATGGGGTTTGTTCCGACGGAGAACCAAACTTCTTTGCCGTAAATGTGGCAATAATATTGGAATTGCATATGATGATGAAACGTCAGCTTATCCACTTGTATCAGATGGTTCAGATTCATCTTCAGTTAATGAACAAAAACTTCGTAAATATGATGTTAAAATACGTGCATTACAGCCTTCATCTGCTGATCGGTTTGGCATTCCACTTTATCTATAA